In the Candidatus Baltobacteraceae bacterium genome, one interval contains:
- the uraH gene encoding hydroxyisourate hydrolase has protein sequence MLSTHVLDTSLGEPAAGVDVTLYHVGSERKELARATTDADGRIPSPFGGKLASGWYELVFAVGKYFAGAGTAAFYDEIPVRFRIDVGEERYHVPLLISPWGYSTYRGS, from the coding sequence ATGCTTTCGACTCACGTGCTCGATACGTCGCTCGGGGAACCCGCGGCCGGCGTGGACGTCACCCTGTACCACGTCGGCAGTGAACGCAAAGAGCTTGCGCGCGCAACGACCGATGCTGATGGGCGTATCCCCTCACCGTTCGGCGGAAAGCTCGCATCCGGATGGTACGAGCTGGTCTTTGCCGTCGGAAAGTATTTTGCCGGCGCCGGAACAGCGGCGTTTTACGACGAGATTCCGGTGCGGTTTCGCATTGACGTCGGCGAGGAGCGGTATCATGTGCCGCTACTTATCTCGCCGTGGGGCTACTCCACGTACAGGGGGAGCTAG
- the puuE gene encoding allantoinase PuuE — MRDFFGYGAQPPDPRWPNGARLAVQIVMNYEEGSEYAIGDGDAASETYLSEVPGATLGPGKRDLIVESVYEYGSRAGFWRLMRIFEERKLNVTVFGAALALERNPQAAAAIRTAGHEVCSHGWRWIGFTDMSESEERDQMRRAVASIEKLIGERPYGWYCRYAPSLNTRRLVVEEGGFLYDSDAYNDDLPYWVKVSGKDHLVIPYTLDVNDMKFSVAPGFSSPSGYFEYMRDAFDVLYREGRTSPKMMSIGLHCRLAGRPGRTAALERFLDHVAKHEDVWVCKRVDIARHWIANHPPEERHQ; from the coding sequence ATGCGGGATTTCTTCGGATATGGCGCGCAGCCGCCCGATCCGCGTTGGCCGAACGGTGCACGGCTCGCGGTACAGATCGTGATGAACTACGAGGAAGGCTCGGAATACGCAATCGGTGACGGTGACGCCGCTTCCGAAACCTATCTCTCGGAAGTGCCGGGCGCGACGCTCGGCCCGGGAAAACGCGATTTGATCGTCGAGTCCGTCTACGAATACGGAAGCCGTGCCGGCTTCTGGCGCTTGATGCGCATCTTCGAGGAGCGCAAGCTCAACGTCACCGTGTTCGGAGCCGCGCTGGCGCTCGAACGCAATCCGCAAGCGGCGGCCGCGATCCGAACCGCAGGACACGAAGTCTGCTCGCATGGTTGGCGCTGGATCGGCTTTACGGACATGAGCGAGTCCGAAGAACGCGACCAGATGCGCCGCGCCGTCGCGTCGATCGAGAAACTGATCGGCGAGCGACCCTACGGATGGTATTGTCGCTACGCACCGAGCTTGAACACGCGGCGCCTCGTCGTCGAAGAAGGCGGCTTTCTCTATGATTCGGACGCCTACAACGACGATCTGCCATACTGGGTGAAGGTCTCGGGAAAAGATCATCTCGTTATTCCGTATACGCTTGACGTCAACGATATGAAGTTTTCCGTGGCGCCCGGATTCTCGTCGCCGAGCGGCTATTTCGAGTACATGCGCGACGCTTTCGACGTGCTGTATCGCGAGGGTAGGACCTCGCCCAAGATGATGTCGATCGGATTGCACTGTCGCTTGGCCGGAAGGCCGGGGCGCACGGCCGCGCTCGAACGGTTCCTCGATCACGTCGCAAAACACGAAGACGTGTGGGTGTGCAAGCGCGTCGACATCGCGCGCCATTGGATCGCAAACCATCCGCCGGAGGAGCGCCATCAGTAA
- a CDS encoding gamma-glutamylcyclotransferase has product MNFFICGSALRGQPDHKNLGDARFVREAHTAPRYRLHSVRDQHPGIYEVGIGGVSIAGELYEFTPEQHEHLLANEPPDLYEGTIILDDGSTASAMIYPRKLIEERGYPDISHFGSWAAYKTAKSS; this is encoded by the coding sequence ATGAACTTCTTCATTTGCGGTTCGGCGCTTCGCGGCCAGCCTGACCACAAGAATCTGGGCGACGCGCGCTTCGTCCGGGAAGCGCATACCGCCCCGCGCTATCGTTTGCACTCGGTTCGAGACCAGCACCCGGGGATCTACGAAGTCGGCATCGGCGGCGTCTCAATTGCCGGCGAGCTGTATGAATTCACGCCCGAACAGCACGAGCATTTGCTGGCGAACGAGCCGCCCGATCTGTACGAAGGGACGATCATCCTTGATGATGGTTCAACCGCGTCGGCGATGATTTATCCGCGCAAGCTCATCGAGGAACGCGGATACCCGGATATCTCGCACTTCGGCAGCTGGGCCGCGTACAAAACTGCGAAGAGTTCCTAG
- a CDS encoding VOC family protein — MAWKLGEVGHFGIRVRDPKKSAHWWVQNVGMRVAFEFDDGVAIQSDAVTIVLHEGVPHPGTLGHMSFHLNSMDELREALEDLRGKGVKLEDPGDEIGPEAPGSPHMGLWFHDPDGYRWELSVQNGAKERR; from the coding sequence ATGGCTTGGAAACTCGGCGAAGTCGGTCATTTCGGGATACGCGTTCGCGATCCGAAGAAAAGCGCGCATTGGTGGGTGCAGAACGTTGGGATGCGCGTAGCGTTTGAGTTCGATGACGGCGTAGCCATCCAGAGCGATGCGGTCACGATCGTGTTGCACGAAGGCGTTCCGCATCCGGGAACCCTCGGTCACATGTCGTTCCACCTCAACTCGATGGACGAGCTGCGGGAAGCGCTCGAAGACCTGCGCGGAAAAGGCGTGAAGCTCGAGGATCCGGGTGACGAGATCGGCCCCGAAGCTCCGGGCTCGCCGCATATGGGTTTGTGGTTCCACGACCCTGACGGTTACCGGTGGGAACTGTCCGTGCAAAACGGCGCGAAGGAAAGACGCTGA
- a CDS encoding Zn-dependent hydrolase, protein MTSQNTKTCGCASASTSRAIGSQTIRRRSAISKVVERLAQLSILGRYEGGIDRGLATPQERAAREHFASWARANKYSLSQDRVGNLFARREGQRKDAAPILAGSHLDTVKTGGAYDGAYGVVGAMCALELLDARNITTDHPLEATAWVGEEGSRFPLGCLGSAVFAGLTSANDALALADETGTTLGAALAQDAGGLLRDVPQRASNDVAGYVELHVEQGPLLERAGARLGIVTAIASQRRFRVTLEGESGHAGTVPMGIRSDSLGGAAEIILAIESTARELGEAVVTVGRMTVEPGSTNVIPARVTFSVDMRSPHDAHVDAIEQTLRDAIARAMSTRGVRAELEGLEGRKATPMTPRMREAIRRAANSTGEHSMDVPSGAGHDTMCIATIAPVAMIFVPSIGGVSHVGIEKTSDADLELGVEALAAALVEVDRDLRA, encoded by the coding sequence ATCACGTCGCAAAACACGAAGACGTGTGGGTGTGCAAGCGCGTCGACATCGCGCGCCATTGGATCGCAAACCATCCGCCGGAGGAGCGCCATCAGTAAGGTTGTCGAACGTCTCGCGCAGCTTTCCATTCTCGGACGCTACGAAGGCGGGATCGATCGCGGCTTGGCAACGCCGCAAGAGCGAGCGGCACGCGAGCACTTCGCAAGCTGGGCACGCGCAAATAAATACTCGCTGTCGCAAGACCGCGTCGGAAATCTGTTTGCACGCCGTGAAGGACAGCGCAAAGATGCCGCGCCGATTCTGGCCGGTTCGCATCTCGACACGGTGAAGACGGGTGGCGCGTACGACGGCGCGTACGGTGTCGTCGGCGCGATGTGCGCGCTCGAGCTTCTGGATGCACGCAATATCACGACCGACCATCCGCTCGAAGCGACCGCGTGGGTTGGCGAGGAGGGAAGCCGCTTTCCGCTCGGATGTTTGGGAAGCGCGGTCTTCGCGGGCTTGACATCCGCGAACGATGCGCTCGCTCTTGCCGATGAAACCGGAACCACACTTGGTGCTGCGCTTGCGCAGGATGCCGGGGGGTTGTTGCGCGACGTACCGCAGCGCGCGAGTAATGATGTCGCCGGCTACGTCGAGCTGCACGTCGAGCAGGGGCCGCTCCTCGAACGCGCGGGCGCGCGTCTGGGCATCGTGACGGCGATCGCGTCGCAGAGACGTTTTCGTGTGACGCTCGAAGGCGAGAGCGGACACGCCGGAACCGTGCCGATGGGGATTCGTTCCGATTCACTCGGCGGCGCTGCCGAAATCATTCTCGCGATCGAGTCGACTGCGCGCGAACTTGGCGAAGCCGTCGTCACCGTTGGCCGGATGACGGTCGAGCCGGGCTCGACGAACGTGATTCCGGCGCGCGTGACGTTTAGCGTCGACATGCGGTCTCCGCACGATGCGCACGTCGATGCGATCGAACAAACGTTACGCGATGCGATCGCGCGAGCCATGTCAACGCGTGGGGTTCGCGCCGAGCTCGAAGGACTCGAAGGACGCAAAGCGACCCCGATGACGCCACGCATGCGAGAAGCGATCCGGCGCGCGGCAAACTCGACCGGCGAGCACAGCATGGACGTTCCCAGCGGCGCGGGCCACGATACGATGTGCATCGCCACGATTGCGCCTGTGGCGATGATCTTCGTGCCGAGCATCGGTGGCGTCAGTCATGTCGGCATTGAGAAAACCTCGGACGCGGACCTTGAGCTCGGGGTCGAGGCGCTGGCGGCGGCGCTGGTCGAGGTTGACCGCGACCTAAGGGCGTAA